One window of the Passer domesticus isolate bPasDom1 chromosome W, bPasDom1.hap1, whole genome shotgun sequence genome contains the following:
- the LOC135289020 gene encoding alpha-protein kinase 2-like isoform X1: MDVKNVVKSQATFSCLKDLLEDGDDLLHFKGVVDVTAGRAEEYCSRQVSSHPTDVTTCHTGNCCLNTQDSASPQSLADVQACKGPGLGRPLSRNSLLGEQADTSLGNLTDFGKDDSEKSAAVLEIYAEKVTSVSDDFSDDDLEYFECSDVLTVHEDEIWKKKLEFLLESDDEDDLKLSKDCDGCAYFLSEMPCVFQVSDNTTPMDTPIGFCEHQSKIKGVNVRRDPSMYSQSALQTEMTLTVGHHRDKSAILKDKEKNQVPVASAATGNEHPRSEEETNGSGRLAAGSSRDEPKPRDTVPAQVDSSAHGIGAACTDQASGTMTETSPDGDVLGESSLLLEEGRRNVPEGNARHAVCTLTESLRRNLLKLLNPVELCRYVSTIGQSFQAAAAGRESRAPSPSQEGVCSAQITEEAESVPMQAGLCPTEEADKDTHGERKRTWRLSEQNQMPDENISFGSQGANLKSVTQNCENLCVEPRTEKEGIFRACESAGTSQLSAENMLLAKNADSQTSSLHCAPCEKREGCHQQVFSGQQIIRNGKKLKNNISPSPRWDMDSLPDKQECLCAVLSSAKLCDEPGEGEQRPGLDIHDSSNPDILCSRSAHEAVSEANPTSVLESGEAECKGDADISAVHDKLWKLLHEDDSDYRIPFGSRGTPSLGTRLTDIKVTELNSVQETCSDLPSPMDLIEEQEPITEPAHKPRTEKADCNVSDILLQRAAACESASRGNICLAQVVGTDGVCLNSGTGNERETPSICVSASSVLLSTQECLEPNPMAMDRNGSTVAWEGKLAVNNAAQTCEADSPQRLQNTQSCNLACPKADISDMSHGTVGQSLHTEYNIAMTNESVPGEGCHFMDCYPVRGELAYFLEEEDIFPSENTSQFIHAEHSSVNTIHKSCVVNLQEKGNHSGLSAPNFSNSDSYHLSKNNGCQDFQVVSNAQKYSDVMQSPSLIQLHETITHKNLPQNTDQLTEVAKQEGAVPPPSGEPFLRDFYVEVPCCEPCKPGGEQREICIPEEHRAEASCDSGVSQVSESQTAASLCNTEQHSFFVDSTFRSDEGLKIDSSKNPSYAARSVTSASAPLPREAQSEHHSTASGEDGGSQDWLHSQQLLGNKTLPVPTSVSHSEGLPSESAVACPATRNEGKTGSIQTGVKTNGNLTTLEIPCKSWKGLFQRVPGETKGEAALCENEHEIPRAIEYNPDEAEAKAPLHTLTGSQALKQIMNISTEQSCPDLIPSSKTAEAENSIKSTECDKKEEVRTAESVVSGLVNLPPVDSGNNQCFQEQPPHRRTSSFSLAWTTLDPFPVNTESQRNQEGSKSCQIPVAAAGPEPIKCKEDTTKSGHVAAGAKKKLPSATLSKKPRLEERGSVSKDSSCVKKSGKSEGGVIHKEDRKEQRKLILKKDSKAPRLLKKIQAELFPDCSGSIKLCCQFGDIHGDSTITWTKDSKVLAQLQRSAQDDSPVSLEIAEASYQDQGMYYCCLNNMYGKVTAEFHLTAAVLERLSSFQSYEGAEEIEFMQLMFREDPLSSSYFGGTLHGAIMTEGLHFGEGMHRRAFRSRVLQGLAPAFAPGHPCVLKVHSALTYGTKSRDELLQKNYSLALQECYVQNTAREYAKLYAAEAEPLEGFGEVPEIIQIFLIHRPANNIPYATVEEELVGEFVKYSVKDGKEVNFLRRDSEAGQKCCTFQHWVYEKTNGNLLVTDLQGVGMKLTDVGIATLAKGYKGFKGNCSYSFIEQFRALHQCNEYCEMLGLKSLRTTHQKQRKATPTKSKNLPNSSTVKKMMPKKAREPRDFISSEH, from the exons ATGGATGTTAAAAATGTAGTTAAATCCCAGGCAACTTTTTCCTGCCTGAAAGATTTGTTAGAGGATGGTGATGACCTGCTTCATTTTAAGGGTGTGGTTGATGTCACTGCTGGAAGAGCAGAGGAATACTGCAGcagacaggtgtcttcccacCCCACAGACGTAACCACTTgtcacacaggcaactgttgcctTAACACACAAGACTCTGCATCTCCTCAGTCTCTGGCAGATGTCCAGGCATGTAAagggcctgggctgggcagacCTCTAAGCAGGAATTCCCTGCTGGGTGAGCAGGCAGACACTTCCCTAGGTAATCTCACCGATTTTGGAAAAGATGACTCTGAAAAGTCTGCTGCTGTTCTGGAGATTTATGCAGAGAAAGTAACAAGTGTAAGTGATGACTTTTCTGATGATGACCTGGAGTACTTTGAATGCTCAGATGTGCTTACAGTACATGAAGATGAaatctggaaaaagaaattagaatTTTTATTAGAAagtgatgatgaagatgatctAAAGCTGAGTAAGGATTGTGATGGGTGTGCTTACTTCCTCAGTGAAATGCCTTGTGTGTTCCAAGTGTCAGATAACACTACGCCTATGGATACCCCCATTGGCTTCTGTGAGCATCAGTCAAAAATCAAAGGAGTAAACGTAAGGAGAGACCCCTCTATGTACAGCCAGTCAGCTCTGCAGACAGAGATGACTCTCACTGTTGGACACCACCGAGATAAAAGTGCCATTttgaaagacaaagagaagaATCAAGTGCCTGTTGCTTCTGCAGCCACTGGAAATGAACATCCCAGAAGTGAAGAAGAGACTAATGGAAGTGGCCGTCTGGCTGCAGGTTCCTCAAGGGACGAACCAAAGCCCAGGGacactgtccctgcccaggtAGATTCCTCTGCCCATGGCATAGGTGCTGCTTGCACAGATCAGGCTTCGGGGACAATGACAGAAACCAGCCCCGACGGGGACGTGCTGGGGGAAAGctcactgctgctggaggaggggaGAAGGAATGTGCCAGAGGGAAATGCACGGCACGCTGTCTGTACCTTAACAGAAAGTCTGAGGAGAAACCTTTTGAAGCTGTTAAACCCCGTAGAACTTTGCAGATATGTAAGTACTATAGGACAGTctttccaggctgcagcagcaggtagGGAATCCAGAGCTCCGTCTCCCAGCCAGGAGGGGGTCTGCTCAGCACAGATTACCGAAGAGGCAGAAAGTGTGCCAATGCAGGCTGGTCTGTGTCCGACAGAAGAGGCAGATAAAGACACTCacggggaaaggaaaaggacttGGAGGCTGTCTGAGCAAAACCAGATGCCAGATGAGAACATCTCATTTGGG AGTCAAGGTGCTAATCTTAAAAGCGTTACCCAGAATTGTGAGAACCTCTGTGTGGAGCCCAGAACAGAAAAGGAAGGCATCTTCAGGGCTTGTGAGAGTGCAGGAACCAGCCAGCTCTCTGCTGAAAACATGCTGCTAGCAAAGAATGCAGATTCACAGACCTCTTCTCTTCACTGTGCTCCTTGTGAAAAGAGAGAAGGTTGTCACCAACAGGTCTTCTCTGGACAACAAATTATTAGGAATGGCAAAAAGTTAAAGAATAACATTTCCCCTTCTCCTCGATGGGATATGGACTCTCTTCCTGATAAACAGGAATGCTTGTGTgctgttctctcttctgcaaagcTGTGTGATGAGCCaggggagggagagcagaggcctGGGCTTGACATACATGACAGCAGTAACCCAGATATTCTCTGCAGCCGATCAGCCCATGAGGCTGTGTCTGAAGCTAATCCCACGTCAGTCCTGGAATCTGGAGAAGCTGAGTGCAAAGGAGATGCTGATATATCTGCAGTGCATGACAAGCTGTGGAAACTTCTTCATGAAGATGACTCAGACTATCGAATCCCATTTGGAAGCAGAGGCACCCCAAGTTTAGGTACGAGGCTGACAGATATCAAAGTCACAGAACTGAACTCTGTGCAGGAGACCTGTTCCGATCTTCCTTCGCCAATGGATTTGATAGAAGAGCAGGAGCCCATCACAGAACCAGCTCATAAGCCCAGAACTGAGAAAGCTGACTGCAATGTTTCTGATATCCtcctgcagagagctgcagcatgTGAGAGTGCATCCAGAGGAAACATTTGTCTTGCACAAGTGGTAGGAACAGATGGTGTCTGTCTAAATTCTGGCACTGGGAATGAGAGGGAAACACCATCCATTTGTGTTTCAGCAAGCAGTGTCCTCCTAAGTACCCAGGAGTGCTTAGAGCCAAATCCAATGGCCATGGACAGGAATGGATCCACTGTGGCTTGGGAAGGGAAGCTTGCTGTTAATAATGCTGCCCAAACATGTGAAGCAGATTCTCCTCAAAGGTTACAAAATACTCAGAGTTGTAATTTAGCATGTCCCAAAGCTGACATATCAGATATGTCACATGGGACAGTTGGACAGTCACTTCACACTGAATACAACATAGCCATGACAAATGAGTCTGTACCTGGAGAAGGCTGTCATTTTATGGACTGCTATCCAGTGAGAGGAGAATTGGCTTATTTCCTTGAAGAGGAAGATATTTTTCCCAGTGAAAATACCAGTCAGTTTATACATGCAGAACACTCTTCTGTAAACACCATACATAAAAGTTGTGTAGTGAATttacaagaaaaaggaaatcacTCAGGCTTGAGTGCACCAAATTTCAGTAATTCTGACAGCTACCATCTTTCAAAAAATAATGGCTGTCAGGATTTTCAAGTTGTTTCTAATGCACAGAAATACAGTGATGTAATGCAGTCGCCTAGTTTAATTCAGCTTCACGAAACCATAACACATAAGAATCTACCCCAAAATACAGACCAACTGACAGAAGTAGCAAAACAAGAAGGAGCAGTCCCTCCCCCTTCTGGGGAGCCATTTTTAAGAGATTTTTATGTAGAAGTGCCCTGCTGTGAACCATGTAAACCAGGAGGAGAACAGAGAGAGATTTGCATACCTGAGGAACACAGGGCTGAAGCTTCCTGTGACTCAGGAGTTAGTCAGGTTTCAGAGAGTCAGACTGCAGCTTCCCTTTGTAATACAGAACAGCATTCATTTTTTGTTGACAGCACCTTCAGGTCTGATGAAGGGTTAAAAATAGATTCTTCAAAAAATCCCTCCTATGCAGCTAGAAGTGTAACATCAGCCAGTGCtccactgcccagggaggctcaAAGTGAGCACCACAGCACAGCAAGTGGGGAGGATGGAGGTTCCCAGGATTGGCTACATTCCCAGCAACTGCTTGGAAACAAAACCCTGCCCGTCCCCACATCTGTAAGCCACTCAGAGGGCCTTCCCAGTGAATCTGCAGTGGCGTGTCCTGCTACAAGAAATGAGGGAAAAACTGGATCCATACAAACGGGAGTCAAAACAAATGGGAATTTAACTACATTGGAAATTCCCTGCAAGTCATGGAAGGGTCTGTTCCAGAGGGTCCCTGGAGAAACCAAAGGAGAAGCAGCCTTGTGTGAAAATGAACATGAGATTCCAAGAGCTATTGAATACAACCCAGATGAAGCTGAAGCAAAGGCTCCTTTGCACACTTTGACTGGCTCCCAGGCTCTGAAACAGATTATGAATATTAGCACAGAGCAGTCTTGTCCTGACTTGATCCCTTCCAGCAAGACAGCTGAGGCTGAGAATTCAATTAAGTCCACTGAGTGTGATAAAAAGGAGGAAGTCAGGACAGCAGAGAGTGTAGTAAGTGGTTTAGTTAATTTGCCACCAGTTGATTCAGGGAACAACCAGTGTTTTCAAGAGCAACCACCCCACAGAAGAACTTCATCATTCTCTTTGGCGTGGACCACACTTGATCCATTCCCAGTCAACACAGAAAGTCAAAGAAATCAGGAAGGGTCAAAATCCTGCCAGATaccagtggctgctgcagggcctgagcccaTCAAATGTAAAGAGGACACAACAAAGAGCGGGCATGTAGCTGCTGGAGCTAAGAAGAAATTACCATCAGCAACTCTGTCCAAAAAACCCAGGCTGGAGGAGAGAGGAAGTGTCAGCAAGGATTCCAGCTGTGTTAAAAAGTCTGGGAAGAGCGAGGGAGGCGTGATTCATAAAGAGGATAGAAAAGAGCAAAGGAAACTCATTTTGAAAAAGGATAGCAAAG CCCCCAGGCTGCTGAAGAAGATCCAAGCAGAGCTATTCCCCGACTGCTCTGGAAGTATTAAGCTGTGCTGTCAGTTTGGTGACATTcatggtgactccaccattACATGGACTAAAGATTCCAAGGTACTGGCTCAGCTGCAGAGaag tgcccaggaTGACTCTCCCGTCTCTCTGGAAATAGCTGAAGCCAGTTACCAAGACCAGGGAATGTATTATTGCTGCTTGAACAACATGTATGGAAAGGTGACTGCTGAGTTTCATCTGACTGCTGCAG TATTGGAACGTCTTTCAAGTTTTCAGAGTTATGAAG GTGCGGAAGAAATCGAATTCATGCAGCTGATGTTCAGAGAAGACCCCCTCAGCTCCAGCTACTTTGGAGGGACGCTGCATGGAGCAATAATGACGGAGGGGCTGCACTTCGGCGAGGGGATGCACCGCAGAGCCTTCCGCAGCCGCGTGCTGCAGGGCCTGGCGCCCGCCTTCGCCCCCGGGCACCCCTGCGTGCTGAAGGTGCACAGCGCCCTCACCTACGGCACCAAGAGCAGGGACGAGCTGCTGCAGAAGAACTacagcctggcactgcag GAATGCTATGTCCAAAATACTGCAAGAGAGTATGCAAAGTTATATGCAGCTGAAGCTGAACCCTTGGAAGGCTTTGGAGAAGTACCAGA AATCATTCAGATTTTTCTTATTCATCGCCCTGCTAATAACATCCCCTATGCCACAGTGGAGGAGGAGCTGGTTGGGGAGTTTGTGAAATACTCTGTCAAGGATGGCAAGGAAGTGAATTTCCTGAGAAGAGACTCAGAGGCTGGCCAGAAGTGTTGCACCTTTCAGCACTGGGTGTATGAGAAGACCAATGGGAACTTGCTTGTCACTGACCTGCAAG GTGTAGGGATGAAGTTAACGGATGTTGGCATAGCAACCCTGGCCAAAGG ATACAAGGGGTTTAAAGGCAACTGCTCCTATTCCTTCATTGAGCAGTTCAGAGCCCTCCACCAGTGCAATGAGTACTGTGAGATGCTGGGGCTGAAATCTCTCCGAACCACTCAtcaaaaacagaggaaagcaACACCCactaaaagcaaaaatctgCCAAACTCATCAACAGTAAAGAAAATGATGCCCAAGAAGGCAAGAGAACCTAGAGACTTCATTTCTTCAGAACACTGA
- the LOC135289020 gene encoding alpha-protein kinase 2-like isoform X2 — MDVKNVVKSQATFSCLKDLLEDGDDLLHFKGVVDVTAGRAEEYCSRQVSSHPTDVTTCHTGNCCLNTQDSASPQSLADVQACKGPGLGRPLSRNSLLGEQADTSLGNLTDFGKDDSEKSAAVLEIYAEKVTSVSDDFSDDDLEYFECSDVLTVHEDEIWKKKLEFLLESDDEDDLKLSKDCDGCAYFLSEMPCVFQVSDNTTPMDTPIGFCEHQSKIKGVNVRRDPSMYSQSALQTEMTLTVGHHRDKSAILKDKEKNQVPVASAATGNEHPRSEEETNGSGRLAAGSSRDEPKPRDTVPAQVDSSAHGIGAACTDQASGTMTETSPDGDVLGESSLLLEEGRRNVPEGNARHAVCTLTESLRRNLLKLLNPVELCRYVSTIGQSFQAAAAGRESRAPSPSQEGVCSAQITEEAESVPMQAGLCPTEEADKDTHGERKRTWRLSEQNQMPDENISFGSQGANLKSVTQNCENLCVEPRTEKEGIFRACESAGTSQLSAENMLLAKNADSQTSSLHCAPCEKREGCHQQVFSGQQIIRNGKKLKNNISPSPRWDMDSLPDKQECLCAVLSSAKLCDEPGEGEQRPGLDIHDSSNPDILCSRSAHEAVSEANPTSVLESGEAECKGDADISAVHDKLWKLLHEDDSDYRIPFGSRGTPSLGTRLTDIKVTELNSVQETCSDLPSPMDLIEEQEPITEPAHKPRTEKADCNVSDILLQRAAACESASRGNICLAQVVGTDGVCLNSGTGNERETPSICVSASSVLLSTQECLEPNPMAMDRNGSTVAWEGKLAVNNAAQTCEADSPQRLQNTQSCNLACPKADISDMSHGTVGQSLHTEYNIAMTNESVPGEGCHFMDCYPVRGELAYFLEEEDIFPSENTSQFIHAEHSSVNTIHKSCVVNLQEKGNHSGLSAPNFSNSDSYHLSKNNGCQDFQVVSNAQKYSDVMQSPSLIQLHETITHKNLPQNTDQLTEVAKQEGAVPPPSGEPFLRDFYVEVPCCEPCKPGGEQREICIPEEHRAEASCDSGVSQVSESQTAASLCNTEQHSFFVDSTFRSDEGLKIDSSKNPSYAARSVTSASAPLPREAQSEHHSTASGEDGGSQDWLHSQQLLGNKTLPVPTSVSHSEGLPSESAVACPATRNEGKTGSIQTGVKTNGNLTTLEIPCKSWKGLFQRVPGETKGEAALCENEHEIPRAIEYNPDEAEAKAPLHTLTGSQALKQIMNISTEQSCPDLIPSSKTAEAENSIKSTECDKKEEVRTAESVVSGLVNLPPVDSGNNQCFQEQPPHRRTSSFSLAWTTLDPFPVNTESQRNQEGSKSCQIPVAAAGPEPIKCKEDTTKSGHVAAGAKKKLPSATLSKKPRLEERGSVSKDSSCVKKSGKSEGGVIHKEDRKEQRKLILKKDSKAPRLLKKIQAELFPDCSGSIKLCCQFGDIHGDSTITWTKDSKVLAQLQRSAQDDSPVSLEIAEASYQDQGMYYCCLNNMYGKVTAEFHLTAAGAEEIEFMQLMFREDPLSSSYFGGTLHGAIMTEGLHFGEGMHRRAFRSRVLQGLAPAFAPGHPCVLKVHSALTYGTKSRDELLQKNYSLALQECYVQNTAREYAKLYAAEAEPLEGFGEVPEIIQIFLIHRPANNIPYATVEEELVGEFVKYSVKDGKEVNFLRRDSEAGQKCCTFQHWVYEKTNGNLLVTDLQGVGMKLTDVGIATLAKGYKGFKGNCSYSFIEQFRALHQCNEYCEMLGLKSLRTTHQKQRKATPTKSKNLPNSSTVKKMMPKKAREPRDFISSEH, encoded by the exons ATGGATGTTAAAAATGTAGTTAAATCCCAGGCAACTTTTTCCTGCCTGAAAGATTTGTTAGAGGATGGTGATGACCTGCTTCATTTTAAGGGTGTGGTTGATGTCACTGCTGGAAGAGCAGAGGAATACTGCAGcagacaggtgtcttcccacCCCACAGACGTAACCACTTgtcacacaggcaactgttgcctTAACACACAAGACTCTGCATCTCCTCAGTCTCTGGCAGATGTCCAGGCATGTAAagggcctgggctgggcagacCTCTAAGCAGGAATTCCCTGCTGGGTGAGCAGGCAGACACTTCCCTAGGTAATCTCACCGATTTTGGAAAAGATGACTCTGAAAAGTCTGCTGCTGTTCTGGAGATTTATGCAGAGAAAGTAACAAGTGTAAGTGATGACTTTTCTGATGATGACCTGGAGTACTTTGAATGCTCAGATGTGCTTACAGTACATGAAGATGAaatctggaaaaagaaattagaatTTTTATTAGAAagtgatgatgaagatgatctAAAGCTGAGTAAGGATTGTGATGGGTGTGCTTACTTCCTCAGTGAAATGCCTTGTGTGTTCCAAGTGTCAGATAACACTACGCCTATGGATACCCCCATTGGCTTCTGTGAGCATCAGTCAAAAATCAAAGGAGTAAACGTAAGGAGAGACCCCTCTATGTACAGCCAGTCAGCTCTGCAGACAGAGATGACTCTCACTGTTGGACACCACCGAGATAAAAGTGCCATTttgaaagacaaagagaagaATCAAGTGCCTGTTGCTTCTGCAGCCACTGGAAATGAACATCCCAGAAGTGAAGAAGAGACTAATGGAAGTGGCCGTCTGGCTGCAGGTTCCTCAAGGGACGAACCAAAGCCCAGGGacactgtccctgcccaggtAGATTCCTCTGCCCATGGCATAGGTGCTGCTTGCACAGATCAGGCTTCGGGGACAATGACAGAAACCAGCCCCGACGGGGACGTGCTGGGGGAAAGctcactgctgctggaggaggggaGAAGGAATGTGCCAGAGGGAAATGCACGGCACGCTGTCTGTACCTTAACAGAAAGTCTGAGGAGAAACCTTTTGAAGCTGTTAAACCCCGTAGAACTTTGCAGATATGTAAGTACTATAGGACAGTctttccaggctgcagcagcaggtagGGAATCCAGAGCTCCGTCTCCCAGCCAGGAGGGGGTCTGCTCAGCACAGATTACCGAAGAGGCAGAAAGTGTGCCAATGCAGGCTGGTCTGTGTCCGACAGAAGAGGCAGATAAAGACACTCacggggaaaggaaaaggacttGGAGGCTGTCTGAGCAAAACCAGATGCCAGATGAGAACATCTCATTTGGG AGTCAAGGTGCTAATCTTAAAAGCGTTACCCAGAATTGTGAGAACCTCTGTGTGGAGCCCAGAACAGAAAAGGAAGGCATCTTCAGGGCTTGTGAGAGTGCAGGAACCAGCCAGCTCTCTGCTGAAAACATGCTGCTAGCAAAGAATGCAGATTCACAGACCTCTTCTCTTCACTGTGCTCCTTGTGAAAAGAGAGAAGGTTGTCACCAACAGGTCTTCTCTGGACAACAAATTATTAGGAATGGCAAAAAGTTAAAGAATAACATTTCCCCTTCTCCTCGATGGGATATGGACTCTCTTCCTGATAAACAGGAATGCTTGTGTgctgttctctcttctgcaaagcTGTGTGATGAGCCaggggagggagagcagaggcctGGGCTTGACATACATGACAGCAGTAACCCAGATATTCTCTGCAGCCGATCAGCCCATGAGGCTGTGTCTGAAGCTAATCCCACGTCAGTCCTGGAATCTGGAGAAGCTGAGTGCAAAGGAGATGCTGATATATCTGCAGTGCATGACAAGCTGTGGAAACTTCTTCATGAAGATGACTCAGACTATCGAATCCCATTTGGAAGCAGAGGCACCCCAAGTTTAGGTACGAGGCTGACAGATATCAAAGTCACAGAACTGAACTCTGTGCAGGAGACCTGTTCCGATCTTCCTTCGCCAATGGATTTGATAGAAGAGCAGGAGCCCATCACAGAACCAGCTCATAAGCCCAGAACTGAGAAAGCTGACTGCAATGTTTCTGATATCCtcctgcagagagctgcagcatgTGAGAGTGCATCCAGAGGAAACATTTGTCTTGCACAAGTGGTAGGAACAGATGGTGTCTGTCTAAATTCTGGCACTGGGAATGAGAGGGAAACACCATCCATTTGTGTTTCAGCAAGCAGTGTCCTCCTAAGTACCCAGGAGTGCTTAGAGCCAAATCCAATGGCCATGGACAGGAATGGATCCACTGTGGCTTGGGAAGGGAAGCTTGCTGTTAATAATGCTGCCCAAACATGTGAAGCAGATTCTCCTCAAAGGTTACAAAATACTCAGAGTTGTAATTTAGCATGTCCCAAAGCTGACATATCAGATATGTCACATGGGACAGTTGGACAGTCACTTCACACTGAATACAACATAGCCATGACAAATGAGTCTGTACCTGGAGAAGGCTGTCATTTTATGGACTGCTATCCAGTGAGAGGAGAATTGGCTTATTTCCTTGAAGAGGAAGATATTTTTCCCAGTGAAAATACCAGTCAGTTTATACATGCAGAACACTCTTCTGTAAACACCATACATAAAAGTTGTGTAGTGAATttacaagaaaaaggaaatcacTCAGGCTTGAGTGCACCAAATTTCAGTAATTCTGACAGCTACCATCTTTCAAAAAATAATGGCTGTCAGGATTTTCAAGTTGTTTCTAATGCACAGAAATACAGTGATGTAATGCAGTCGCCTAGTTTAATTCAGCTTCACGAAACCATAACACATAAGAATCTACCCCAAAATACAGACCAACTGACAGAAGTAGCAAAACAAGAAGGAGCAGTCCCTCCCCCTTCTGGGGAGCCATTTTTAAGAGATTTTTATGTAGAAGTGCCCTGCTGTGAACCATGTAAACCAGGAGGAGAACAGAGAGAGATTTGCATACCTGAGGAACACAGGGCTGAAGCTTCCTGTGACTCAGGAGTTAGTCAGGTTTCAGAGAGTCAGACTGCAGCTTCCCTTTGTAATACAGAACAGCATTCATTTTTTGTTGACAGCACCTTCAGGTCTGATGAAGGGTTAAAAATAGATTCTTCAAAAAATCCCTCCTATGCAGCTAGAAGTGTAACATCAGCCAGTGCtccactgcccagggaggctcaAAGTGAGCACCACAGCACAGCAAGTGGGGAGGATGGAGGTTCCCAGGATTGGCTACATTCCCAGCAACTGCTTGGAAACAAAACCCTGCCCGTCCCCACATCTGTAAGCCACTCAGAGGGCCTTCCCAGTGAATCTGCAGTGGCGTGTCCTGCTACAAGAAATGAGGGAAAAACTGGATCCATACAAACGGGAGTCAAAACAAATGGGAATTTAACTACATTGGAAATTCCCTGCAAGTCATGGAAGGGTCTGTTCCAGAGGGTCCCTGGAGAAACCAAAGGAGAAGCAGCCTTGTGTGAAAATGAACATGAGATTCCAAGAGCTATTGAATACAACCCAGATGAAGCTGAAGCAAAGGCTCCTTTGCACACTTTGACTGGCTCCCAGGCTCTGAAACAGATTATGAATATTAGCACAGAGCAGTCTTGTCCTGACTTGATCCCTTCCAGCAAGACAGCTGAGGCTGAGAATTCAATTAAGTCCACTGAGTGTGATAAAAAGGAGGAAGTCAGGACAGCAGAGAGTGTAGTAAGTGGTTTAGTTAATTTGCCACCAGTTGATTCAGGGAACAACCAGTGTTTTCAAGAGCAACCACCCCACAGAAGAACTTCATCATTCTCTTTGGCGTGGACCACACTTGATCCATTCCCAGTCAACACAGAAAGTCAAAGAAATCAGGAAGGGTCAAAATCCTGCCAGATaccagtggctgctgcagggcctgagcccaTCAAATGTAAAGAGGACACAACAAAGAGCGGGCATGTAGCTGCTGGAGCTAAGAAGAAATTACCATCAGCAACTCTGTCCAAAAAACCCAGGCTGGAGGAGAGAGGAAGTGTCAGCAAGGATTCCAGCTGTGTTAAAAAGTCTGGGAAGAGCGAGGGAGGCGTGATTCATAAAGAGGATAGAAAAGAGCAAAGGAAACTCATTTTGAAAAAGGATAGCAAAG CCCCCAGGCTGCTGAAGAAGATCCAAGCAGAGCTATTCCCCGACTGCTCTGGAAGTATTAAGCTGTGCTGTCAGTTTGGTGACATTcatggtgactccaccattACATGGACTAAAGATTCCAAGGTACTGGCTCAGCTGCAGAGaag tgcccaggaTGACTCTCCCGTCTCTCTGGAAATAGCTGAAGCCAGTTACCAAGACCAGGGAATGTATTATTGCTGCTTGAACAACATGTATGGAAAGGTGACTGCTGAGTTTCATCTGACTGCTGCAG GTGCGGAAGAAATCGAATTCATGCAGCTGATGTTCAGAGAAGACCCCCTCAGCTCCAGCTACTTTGGAGGGACGCTGCATGGAGCAATAATGACGGAGGGGCTGCACTTCGGCGAGGGGATGCACCGCAGAGCCTTCCGCAGCCGCGTGCTGCAGGGCCTGGCGCCCGCCTTCGCCCCCGGGCACCCCTGCGTGCTGAAGGTGCACAGCGCCCTCACCTACGGCACCAAGAGCAGGGACGAGCTGCTGCAGAAGAACTacagcctggcactgcag GAATGCTATGTCCAAAATACTGCAAGAGAGTATGCAAAGTTATATGCAGCTGAAGCTGAACCCTTGGAAGGCTTTGGAGAAGTACCAGA AATCATTCAGATTTTTCTTATTCATCGCCCTGCTAATAACATCCCCTATGCCACAGTGGAGGAGGAGCTGGTTGGGGAGTTTGTGAAATACTCTGTCAAGGATGGCAAGGAAGTGAATTTCCTGAGAAGAGACTCAGAGGCTGGCCAGAAGTGTTGCACCTTTCAGCACTGGGTGTATGAGAAGACCAATGGGAACTTGCTTGTCACTGACCTGCAAG GTGTAGGGATGAAGTTAACGGATGTTGGCATAGCAACCCTGGCCAAAGG ATACAAGGGGTTTAAAGGCAACTGCTCCTATTCCTTCATTGAGCAGTTCAGAGCCCTCCACCAGTGCAATGAGTACTGTGAGATGCTGGGGCTGAAATCTCTCCGAACCACTCAtcaaaaacagaggaaagcaACACCCactaaaagcaaaaatctgCCAAACTCATCAACAGTAAAGAAAATGATGCCCAAGAAGGCAAGAGAACCTAGAGACTTCATTTCTTCAGAACACTGA